The genomic DNA GGACCAGGAGGCTTTACACTCCGGCGTGAGTTATCAAGCTGCACCCAGAGAGGAAAAGCCCGTGGTCATCAGCAGCAACAGTAACAACAACCAACACTGAGAGCTGAGAGTCAGAAAGCGGAAGCGCATGACATTAACAAAGATAGACTTAAGAGTCAAATGAATGATGGGGATACCGAAACGGCTTCGTTTCTGCCCTGAACTAATGAGAATAGGGGTTCAGCTCTAATATTTGCATAGAAACTTGGATGTAAAAACATTTCAAGTGCTTGTTTTGATAAACAAAACtgataaaactaaactaaattatTTTTGGTACAAATATGATGTACTTGAATTCCtgcctttttgttttatatgcaaGTTTGTGCTTAATTTCCTACTAATTGTTTTAAGTACCACAGATTGGAATATGTTGCAATGACTGGTTTGATTTTTCACAGGGAATGTACAGTAATTGAAATCGAGCCACTTATTCTGTAACCACTAGCTACCAagactttgttttattgtaattaAACAATTTTTATGTGTTCTTTAAGTTGTTTCAGCGAGTTTAAAATGCTTACCGTTTTATCTCTAACGTGAAGTTAGTATGAAACCCATTAACCAGTGGCCAAATGCaaaaaggagaaggaaaaaaatctttaatgtGTAACGTCTTGACTAAATTACAGTTTTGCTTTCTTAGACATCAGTACACAGTCATTTGAAGCTTTAACACTGCTTTTCTAAGAGAGcagctaaaacaaaaacaacaaagcaccTTTACTGTACAGCATGTGTAAAACCCAGTCACTGGCAGCTTTGGTCTGTACTGATCTGTGGCATTTATCTCCTGTAGCGATACCTCTTGAAGTGGAACCAAAGCTGGAAGATCCCATTGGCGAACTGACAGCGAAAGCCGTGTCGGTGCGAGTACTCCCACTCCCTGTTTACGATCTTAAAAGCAATGTCCTCGTACGGCGGGCCCGCGTGGAACCTTAAAATCCCAAAGTCCTTGTTGTCGGGACTGGGCTCAAGGAAGTACTGAGGTGTGGATCGCTTGTCGATCAAGTCTGGGTAGAAGATGTTGAACTTGTAACCTTGGACTATCTTAGGGGGAGGGTTGTCGAAGTCGTAATGTGTCTGGTTGTACTTGTTCCACTCGAAGCCTGTGTGGACCCTGTTGAAGAACCGTGGTTTCCTGGGGCGGTATTTGTCTGCCCACAGGTACATTTTCCCAGTGACCGGAAACTCAACGCTGAACTGGGCCTCATCGTTGCCCATGCCTTCCTTGGCCCGTCGCACAAAGGCGTCCTCTGCACTTTCGCTGGCATCACCTGACAGACAAAGTGGTAAAACAGTGAGGCTACAGTTTACAATATGCATGGTTATACATTTCTGCAGTGAGGATGCTTTGCTGTCATCTCATACCTGTGACTTGGAGCTGTCTGCGTGCTAACTGCAGTCGGTGTGCATCTTCCTCTGGGGTGATCGTGTGGGTGTCCAGCGGCAGCTCAGACTGCATGAGCAACGTGGGGCTGTAGCGACCCGAGTCGTACTCCGCTTGGCTCTGCTGGATCAGGTCCTCCTCCGTCAGAACAGCCTCCACCACCTCATCCTTTTCCTCTCCATCCTTCTTGTCACCCTTTTCTCCTCCTTCCTCATCTTGGCTTCCTGCTGTAGATGTGGATGGACCCTCCTCTGGCtctgtttcagtgtttctctttttctctctagTTTGCCCTCCTCTCTCACTGGAATAAGGAAATGTTGGTTTAGATTTTACAATTCACCTCTTGCAATAATGCAAAGAGGAATTTGCAACTCAGGTCTGTACATTTTAACTTACTCATCTTCCTCACTCCTAGGCTCCTCTTTGATGATGGGAAACAAAGGTTCACTCTCTACTCCCTGTTCCTGTTTCAGCTTGAACAACTTCTGGCGCAACACCTCCTGGTGTCGTTCTCTCAGCCTACAGCATAAAAAGTTAGATTTAGTTTTAAACAATCAGACTCTTGAGATTACAAATCTCTTCTATAAGAGTGCCCTGGCCAAAAAAGACAGCACTACAATATAAAGTTCCATAAAGATGGGACTTAACTTTATTAAGCCAGCCAAAAACACTGGGCATTGCCACATCACTGTCATACCTTGCTCTGGCCATGTAGACTTTGACCTGCTGCAACAGACTCTCCCAATAACCGATATCAAGATTGGATCCTCCAGCCCGAATCTTTGCCTCAATGTTTTGGTGCAGTGCTTGCAGCTGACTGTATGTCTTTCCTTTGAACACAGACTGAACATCTGTGCTCACAGCTGTATTGATGCCCTCACGACGATCACCTGAgaaataaatggataaattaataatttttaaaaaaaaaggaaaaaaaaaagaatcatatCAGGAGAAAAGCCATTAGAGAGGGACAATGTGAAGGGTGTCCTACCAGGCCCTTTTCCAGAAGCCTCCAGTTTTCTCAGTTTGCTGATCTCATCCTCAGTGATGGTGGTCATATCTCTCCAGAAGTCCACGTTCTTGCCCTGTTCCAACTCCATGTACACCTACCAGAACATTGCGCAtgcagtaatgttttaattatGCTGCACTTTAAGATCAGTACATGTTAGCACACATCTTTTGACATGTTTAGGGTAAATAtgtgttaaaacatttaaatatagaTTTACACTAAATGACCTACAGCTGATTTGCCTCCTAATAGCACCTTTATTCtgtgacatttatattattaaGGCTTGAAGTATGAGAGATGGTCGCTTCCTAGGTGGCCATACCTGCTGGTAGCCTGCTAAGCACGAGGTCAGCTAATCTGAGTCCCTGAATTAGACTTCGCCaccatgtttgtggtgtttttaacaATTGGAGAATTTAAAGCAATTAGCAATTAACACCATCTGCTGTGTGGATACTTACACTAGTCTGTGCTCAGGTATTTTACAAAGTAAAAGTCAATATTCAAGTTAGGACCTAATACTATCTACAGTGCTGTGcagaagtcttgagccaccccttatCTTTATATCATTATTAGAAATTATTAGAAATGAAAGACTGGTGCAAACATACatagaaatacagtatataaaaaggcaaaaatgtaCAATTccaacaagcttgaaagtcagtattttgtATGACCAACTCTCTTAGACAGCTTTCTTGTAATACATAATAATAAGACTTGTaataagtagtcttcaggaataattcTCGAGGCTTCCTGAAGGAAATTCAAAGTCCTTCTTTGGATatttgctgccttttgttcaattctctatcaagatgatcccacactgtttCAATAATGTTAAACTGGGAAGGCCAATTGatagtgtgtttgggatcactgtcatgaagccgttgccaatcagatgccttccagcattttcttttcctgtgttGATAATTCAGTCAATTCTGACTTCCTGTCCAACACCACTGGTTGAAAAGGAGCCCCAAAGTATGACAGAGAgcccaccatgttttacagaatGTTGCAGACACTGAGTGTTAgacctcctctgtacatgtTAATGACAAGACCTTTTGAACAgattcagtccagttcttgtgtaatttggtatACCTAACCCGCTCCTCCCAGTTTCCCTTtattccttccttccttcctgccacccttccactgagacagtTCTTGACTGAAGTAAAGAAATGTGCTGTTTAGTAACAAAGTTCCTGAAGATTCAATTTCAAATTGGTTATTTGCCAAGTTGTCTGTCGATGATAAACATGGCACAGATCCATCCCTTGCGTAAGGTAAGGTCTCTTTTTATGCTCGAATGATTCAtggtggcttaacaaacaaagatTCCTCTGAGAaaggtcaggtacaaggactggactgaaaataagcAAAATAGATGCCAGTGATCAAAGAAGAACACTGAAAGGccttcaggaagcctggagaactattgctcaagagcacttAAAAAATGTCAATAACATCTAACATcaggaagcaaaatataaagaaacaggaGACAGTTTAAGaattttgcacagtactataaCGTGAGATTTCATAACAGTAGCTCATAACGCAGTGAGTGATGTTATGTTTTACATACAGTCTAAACTTGACACTACAAATTGAGCTGGGTTTTTAATATTGTATCTGTGTAGGCATATTATGAAACACTGTATActcacatatttttatttaacactAATAATCACAAATTACATTTAAAGATGATATAGTTACtggctaaaacaaaacaaacaggcagCAATGTTTGAACTGCAGGTTCACACTCTTAAATCGGTCCTTTCATAAACAGAACTTTTACACTTTATTTAAGCACATCTACAAACCTTTATGTCCTCTAGCAAGTCATCCATGTCAGTGACCGTGAGCCCATTGAGGAACGTGTATGGTTCGTGCATTTCCACTGCCAAATCATCATCTTCTGCACTGATGTACTTCGCCAAAAGGTCGATCGGCTTCGCACGGCCGTCACGAATTCTGATCTTAGACCTGCAGAGACAAAGAACAACGGTGTGATGCACGGTTAATCAGATAAATAGATGTAGAAGGTGGAAGTTTAAACAAACTGATCCAATCATAGTGGAGTAAGAGCCACACTAACCTTAGTTTGGCCTGATGCAGATGGAAGTTGTCTTCCTGTTCAGCCCAGGTCTTGAAATATtctgcctctttctctctctgcagcaTTTCCAGCTCCTGCTCTCTCATGGCCTTCTCTCGCTCCCGCTCCAGACGCAGCTGCTTCACCTACATCAACATAAAGTTGGTGTATAAATATGTCGCTCCCAATCTCTAAACTTAAAACTGATCCTCCATGTTTTGCCTGGGAAGTGAAATTCCATCCTTTTTTAAGCATTTGTATAAAAAGTCAGGCACTGTGTGAGCACTAATGTGGAAGATTTTTATCCCACAGTTCTTACCTTCTGCAGCTCTCTACGGTTCTCCTCCTGAATACATTTGTTCCTTTCTTTGAGCTCTTTCTCTCCGAGATGACCGATACCTTTCTTATCTAACGCCTGAGGAAGCAAAAAGAACCATGGATGGGATGCAAGGTCTCAAAGGCAGGTTATGACAGGCAAATATCCAAACATTTGCAGTCAGGAACTCACCTTTTGCCATTTAAATGTCCCCAATAAGTTGTTGTCCCCAAAAGGATTGTCTGCATTGGTGTATCCCAGGTACTCCTCACTCCAGCCCATCTTCTCTCTCCGTTTCTTCTCCTTTGCTTCCTTCTTTGCCAACCTTCTGGCCCTCTTCTCCTCTGGTGTCTCAAGAGCTTTCATCATCTccttctgttttttcctctcctccttttccttgAGTGCGCCTCTCTCGCAATCAGACTCTGAGCTCTCAGATGACTCACTCGAACTGAAGCGCTGCTTGCCTCTGCCCCGGTCAGACTTCTCTTGGCTTCTCTTACTCCTCCCGCGCTCCCTGTCTTCACTTTTCTTCCTTCGCTCTCGACTTTTGTCGCTGTCTCTGCCGCTGTTCTTgtgcctctctttctctctgtcccactccctcctctgtctgtctctcagtggacTCCCTCTCTCAGGactccttcttcttctcctttctcTGTCGCCGCTTCCATCATGGGAGTCAGAACTGGACTGGGATCTTCCCTTTCTCCTCTCTCGGGATGTTGTTCTATGACTCTCCTGTTCCTTTCTCCTCCTTCTCATTTTGGTATTATCTGAATCAGGACTGAGACAGAAAGTGTGATTTAATACAGTAACTGCAGGAATACAATATTAACTACAGAAGAACCA from Pelmatolapia mariae isolate MD_Pm_ZW linkage group LG18, Pm_UMD_F_2, whole genome shotgun sequence includes the following:
- the cactin gene encoding splicing factor Cactin; translated protein: MSSKSRRRTRSRSRSRSRDRPNKSRGNKSRSPDERRDRSRSADRKRPARGRGRSGSRDSSDGSPARRRPQHRGRSGSSSGSESDRRRETQSQRNRSKGRSSSPDSDNTKMRRRRKEQESHRTTSRERRKGRSQSSSDSHDGSGDRERRRRRSPERGSPLRDRQRREWDREKERHKNSGRDSDKSRERRKKSEDRERGRSKRSQEKSDRGRGKQRFSSSESSESSESDCERGALKEKEERKKQKEMMKALETPEEKRARRLAKKEAKEKKRREKMGWSEEYLGYTNADNPFGDNNLLGTFKWQKALDKKGIGHLGEKELKERNKCIQEENRRELQKVKQLRLEREREKAMREQELEMLQREKEAEYFKTWAEQEDNFHLHQAKLRSKIRIRDGRAKPIDLLAKYISAEDDDLAVEMHEPYTFLNGLTVTDMDDLLEDIKVYMELEQGKNVDFWRDMTTITEDEISKLRKLEASGKGPGDRREGINTAVSTDVQSVFKGKTYSQLQALHQNIEAKIRAGGSNLDIGYWESLLQQVKVYMARARLRERHQEVLRQKLFKLKQEQGVESEPLFPIIKEEPRSEEDDERGGQTREKKRNTETEPEEGPSTSTAGSQDEEGGEKGDKKDGEEKDEVVEAVLTEEDLIQQSQAEYDSGRYSPTLLMQSELPLDTHTITPEEDAHRLQLARRQLQVTGDASESAEDAFVRRAKEGMGNDEAQFSVEFPVTGKMYLWADKYRPRKPRFFNRVHTGFEWNKYNQTHYDFDNPPPKIVQGYKFNIFYPDLIDKRSTPQYFLEPSPDNKDFGILRFHAGPPYEDIAFKIVNREWEYSHRHGFRCQFANGIFQLWFHFKRYRYRR